The following coding sequences lie in one Glycine max cultivar Williams 82 chromosome 19, Glycine_max_v4.0, whole genome shotgun sequence genomic window:
- the LOC100775444 gene encoding acyltransferase-like protein At1g54570, chloroplastic isoform X2 encodes MASVTGFLVSPAGAVRHHWFGVRAVLSSESGTVAAVNGSSSQNGSLALKEEKKVPLLRGEEEEEGLAALWDDGYGRRSVEDYFAAAKEMCKSDGGPPRWFCPLECGPPFKDSPTLLFLPGMDGTGLGLTLHHKALGKAFEVRCLHIPVHDRTPFEGLVKLVGEAVKLECALSPNKPIYLVGDSLGGSLALAVAAHNPTVDLVLILANPGDPVKMASVSIENKLPPAKKIEQLSYNLTALLPCLPELADIIPRDTLLWKLKLLKSAAAYANSRIHAVEAEVLVLASGKDNMLPSTNEAQRLVGLLQNCKVRVFKDSGHTLLLEDGIGLLTIIKGTCMYRRSRRHDLVRDFIPPSMTEFRYAMDQVVGSFRSATGSVFFSTLEDGKIVKGLSGVPDEGPVLYVGYHMLLGLELISLTDGFLSEKGIALRGIAHPDLFRPEVESWSSEFSMFDWVKIFGGVPVSASNIFKLLSTKSHVLLYPGGAREALHYKGEEYKLIWPDHPEFVRMAARFGATIVPFGAVGEDDIAELVLDYNDLMKIPIVNDQIRNMNRDSVKFRDETSGEVANQNLSFPVLLPKIPGRFYFLFGKPIRTKGMDKMLKDRESANQMYLQIKSEVEHNLNYLIKKREEDPYRNFIDRKMYQIFYPPETDSTPSFNP; translated from the exons ATGGCCTCGGTGACGGGTTTTCTAGTCTCACCCGCGGGAGCTGTAAGGCACCACTGGTTTGGAGTTCGGGCGGTGTTGTCATCTGAATCTGGAACAGTGGCAGCTGTGAACGGATCTTCTTCGCAGAATGGTTCCTTGGCACTTAAGGAGGAAAAAAAGGTGCCTTTGTTGCgaggtgaagaagaagaagaaggtttgGCAGCACTTTGGGATGATGGGTATGGGAGAAGGAGTGTGGAGGATTACTTTGCTGCAGCTAAGGAGATGTGCAAATCCGATGGAGGCCCACCTCGGTGGTTTTGCCCCCTTGAATGTGGTCCTCCTTTCAAGGATTCTCCTACTCTTCTCTTTTTACctg GGATGGATGGCACAGGATTGGGTCTCACTTTGCACCATAAAGCCCTTGGGAA ggcttttgaagttcgttGCTTGCATATTCCGGTTCATGACCGAACACCATTTGAAG gGCTGGTGAAACTTGTTGGAGAAGCTGTTAAGCTTGAATGTGCTTTGTCTCCAAATAAACCAATCTATCTGGTAGGCGATTCTTTGGGTGGAAGTCTAGCACTTGCTGTTGCTGCTCACAATCCAACAGTTGACCTAGTACTGATATTAGCCAATCCAG GTGATCCAGTGAAGATGGCATCAGTCAGTATTGAAAATAAGCTTCCTCCTgccaaaaaaattgaacaattgTCATACAACCTTACTGCATTGCTGCCGTGTCTTCCT gagctggctgatattATACCAAGGGATACTCTTCTTTGGAAGCTGAAACTTCTCAAATCAGCTGCTGCATATGCTAATTCGCGTATTCATGCTGTTGAAGCTGAAGTTCTTGTGCTTGCTAG TGGCAAGGATAACATGCTTCCCAGCACAAACGAAGCTCAAAGACTCGTGGGATTATTGCAAAACTGCAAAGTTCGTGTCTTTAAGGACAGTGGACACACACTTCTCCTG GAAGATGGCATTGGTCTGCTGACAATCATCAAGGGAACTTGCATGTACCGTCGTTCAAGGAGGCATGATTTGGTCAGGGATTTCATACCTCCCAGTATGACAGAATTCAGATATGCAATGGATCAAGTAGTTGG ATCATTTCGTTCTGCTACTGGATCTGTATTTTTCTCAACCTTGGAGGATGGAAAGATTGTAAAAGGTCTCTCTGGTGTTCCAGATGAAGGTCCTGTCTTATATGTTGGGTATCACATGTTGTTGGGGTTAGAGCTTATCTCACTTACAGATGGATTTTTAAGTGAGAAGGGTATTGCACTTCGTGGAATAGCCCATCCCGATCTGTTTAGGCCTGAAGTGGAGTCTTGGTCTTCTGAGTTTTCTATGTTTGATTGGGTGAAGATATTTGGTGGGGTGCCTGTTTCAGCAagcaatattttcaaattacttTCAACAAAATCACATGTTCTCCTATATCCTGGTGGTGCGCGTGAGGCTCTCCATTATAag GGGGAAGAATACAAGTTGATTTGGCCTGATCATCCAGAATTTGTGAGAATGGCAGCACGATTTGGTGCCACAATTGTGCCATTTGGAGCTGTAGGTGAAGATGATATAGCTGAA TTAGTTCTTGACTACAATGACTTAATGAAGATCCCCATAGTCAACGATCAAATAAGAAATATGAACCGTGACTCAGTTAAGTTTAG AGATGAAACAAGTGGCGAGGTGGCAAACCAAAATCTCTCTTTTCCGGTGCTTCTACCAAAGATACCAGgtcgcttttactttctatttgGGAAGCCCATAAGAACAAAAGGCATGGATAAGATGCTAAAAGACAGAGAAAGTGCCAACCAAATGTACCTGCAGATTAAGTCAGAAGTTGaacacaatttaaattacttgatcAAGAAGAGGGAGGAGGATCCATACAGGAACTTCATCGATAGGAAAATGTATCAGATATTTTATCCTCCTGAAACTGATTCAACCCCATCATttaatccctga
- the LOC100775444 gene encoding acyltransferase-like protein At1g54570, chloroplastic isoform X1, with protein sequence MASVTGFLVSPAGAVRHHWFGVRAVLSSESGTVAAVNGSSSQNGSLALKEEKKVPLLRGEEEEEGLAALWDDGYGRRSVEDYFAAAKEMCKSDGGPPRWFCPLECGPPFKDSPTLLFLPGMDGTGLGLTLHHKALGKAFEVRCLHIPVHDRTPFEGLVKLVGEAVKLECALSPNKPIYLVGDSLGGSLALAVAAHNPTVDLVLILANPATSFGQSQLQPLFPFMEALPDEMHVAVPFLLSFIMGDPVKMASVSIENKLPPAKKIEQLSYNLTALLPCLPELADIIPRDTLLWKLKLLKSAAAYANSRIHAVEAEVLVLASGKDNMLPSTNEAQRLVGLLQNCKVRVFKDSGHTLLLEDGIGLLTIIKGTCMYRRSRRHDLVRDFIPPSMTEFRYAMDQVVGSFRSATGSVFFSTLEDGKIVKGLSGVPDEGPVLYVGYHMLLGLELISLTDGFLSEKGIALRGIAHPDLFRPEVESWSSEFSMFDWVKIFGGVPVSASNIFKLLSTKSHVLLYPGGAREALHYKGEEYKLIWPDHPEFVRMAARFGATIVPFGAVGEDDIAELVLDYNDLMKIPIVNDQIRNMNRDSVKFRDETSGEVANQNLSFPVLLPKIPGRFYFLFGKPIRTKGMDKMLKDRESANQMYLQIKSEVEHNLNYLIKKREEDPYRNFIDRKMYQIFYPPETDSTPSFNP encoded by the exons ATGGCCTCGGTGACGGGTTTTCTAGTCTCACCCGCGGGAGCTGTAAGGCACCACTGGTTTGGAGTTCGGGCGGTGTTGTCATCTGAATCTGGAACAGTGGCAGCTGTGAACGGATCTTCTTCGCAGAATGGTTCCTTGGCACTTAAGGAGGAAAAAAAGGTGCCTTTGTTGCgaggtgaagaagaagaagaaggtttgGCAGCACTTTGGGATGATGGGTATGGGAGAAGGAGTGTGGAGGATTACTTTGCTGCAGCTAAGGAGATGTGCAAATCCGATGGAGGCCCACCTCGGTGGTTTTGCCCCCTTGAATGTGGTCCTCCTTTCAAGGATTCTCCTACTCTTCTCTTTTTACctg GGATGGATGGCACAGGATTGGGTCTCACTTTGCACCATAAAGCCCTTGGGAA ggcttttgaagttcgttGCTTGCATATTCCGGTTCATGACCGAACACCATTTGAAG gGCTGGTGAAACTTGTTGGAGAAGCTGTTAAGCTTGAATGTGCTTTGTCTCCAAATAAACCAATCTATCTGGTAGGCGATTCTTTGGGTGGAAGTCTAGCACTTGCTGTTGCTGCTCACAATCCAACAGTTGACCTAGTACTGATATTAGCCAATCCAG CTACATCCTTCGGCCAATCTCAGTTGCAACCTTTGTTTCCTTTCATGGAGGCTTTGCCTGATGAAATGCATGTTGCTGTTCCCTTTCTTCTTAGTTTTATCATGG GTGATCCAGTGAAGATGGCATCAGTCAGTATTGAAAATAAGCTTCCTCCTgccaaaaaaattgaacaattgTCATACAACCTTACTGCATTGCTGCCGTGTCTTCCT gagctggctgatattATACCAAGGGATACTCTTCTTTGGAAGCTGAAACTTCTCAAATCAGCTGCTGCATATGCTAATTCGCGTATTCATGCTGTTGAAGCTGAAGTTCTTGTGCTTGCTAG TGGCAAGGATAACATGCTTCCCAGCACAAACGAAGCTCAAAGACTCGTGGGATTATTGCAAAACTGCAAAGTTCGTGTCTTTAAGGACAGTGGACACACACTTCTCCTG GAAGATGGCATTGGTCTGCTGACAATCATCAAGGGAACTTGCATGTACCGTCGTTCAAGGAGGCATGATTTGGTCAGGGATTTCATACCTCCCAGTATGACAGAATTCAGATATGCAATGGATCAAGTAGTTGG ATCATTTCGTTCTGCTACTGGATCTGTATTTTTCTCAACCTTGGAGGATGGAAAGATTGTAAAAGGTCTCTCTGGTGTTCCAGATGAAGGTCCTGTCTTATATGTTGGGTATCACATGTTGTTGGGGTTAGAGCTTATCTCACTTACAGATGGATTTTTAAGTGAGAAGGGTATTGCACTTCGTGGAATAGCCCATCCCGATCTGTTTAGGCCTGAAGTGGAGTCTTGGTCTTCTGAGTTTTCTATGTTTGATTGGGTGAAGATATTTGGTGGGGTGCCTGTTTCAGCAagcaatattttcaaattacttTCAACAAAATCACATGTTCTCCTATATCCTGGTGGTGCGCGTGAGGCTCTCCATTATAag GGGGAAGAATACAAGTTGATTTGGCCTGATCATCCAGAATTTGTGAGAATGGCAGCACGATTTGGTGCCACAATTGTGCCATTTGGAGCTGTAGGTGAAGATGATATAGCTGAA TTAGTTCTTGACTACAATGACTTAATGAAGATCCCCATAGTCAACGATCAAATAAGAAATATGAACCGTGACTCAGTTAAGTTTAG AGATGAAACAAGTGGCGAGGTGGCAAACCAAAATCTCTCTTTTCCGGTGCTTCTACCAAAGATACCAGgtcgcttttactttctatttgGGAAGCCCATAAGAACAAAAGGCATGGATAAGATGCTAAAAGACAGAGAAAGTGCCAACCAAATGTACCTGCAGATTAAGTCAGAAGTTGaacacaatttaaattacttgatcAAGAAGAGGGAGGAGGATCCATACAGGAACTTCATCGATAGGAAAATGTATCAGATATTTTATCCTCCTGAAACTGATTCAACCCCATCATttaatccctga